The stretch of DNA AGCCCGGGACGCTCCGCGTCCCCTCCAGAGCCGAACGCGGAGCGTCCGTTGAGGCATTCCCACGCGGAGCGTGGGAACGATCGGTGGGGTGTCATTGCGGTGGGCGTTGTGGTTTCACCGAGGTGCCGAAGGTATTGCCCATTCGTGTACTGGTCCCCGCCGGTGTCGCCAGCCCGACCTGATTCGGTGGCCGCTTGTTCACCGGCACGTTCAGCGCTTCCTGATTCTTCTGTGCGGCTGCCGCGCCTTCGGGGTTGTTGCCCATCTGCTGGCTCAGGCAGTCGTAATTCGGCGCCTTGTAGCCACCCACGGTGACTTCCACGCAGCCCAACGGCTGCTCGGCGTGCGCATTGGCGAAGGCGCTCAGCAGCAACCCGCCCAGGGCGATTATCCACAGTGTTTTCATCCAGGCCTCCTGGCCGGCCCGAAGAGGCCGTTCGTTGTCTGGAGTCTAGTGCAAGCCTTGCGCAATTCCCGTGATGGTTTTTTTGCACCGCCCGTCACACCAGATTCATAAACAGCCCTCAGGATGACGATTTCCAAGGATTCGTCAGCCGTGCAGCGAGGCAGTTCCAGGGACGGTTTTCAGCGTTCAACGAGGCTTGTGCGCCGGATGTGTCTGGGGTTGCTGCTTGGCTGTGCGGCGGGCCAGGCGATGGCCGACGCGGTGCCGGCGGACTTGCGCATGACGCTGCACATTCCGGCACAGGACCTGGCTCGGGCGCTGGATCAGTACAGCCACGCCACGGGGGTGGCGGTGCTGGTCGACAGCCAGTTGAGTCGCGGCCGACGCTCATTGGCGGTCGATGGCGAATACACCGCTGCCGATGCGCTGCGCCGTTTGCTCGGCGGCAGCGGGCTGATGGCGCGCTACGCCCGCGACGACGCGTTCACCTTGCAGGTGGTGCAGGTCGAGGACGTGCCGTCGGCCATGGAAAAACCCACGCCGGCCAGCGCCGCCGTGAGTCGCAGCTACGCCACCGCCGTGCAAGCGGCGATCGAGCGCAACCTGTGCCGTTCGCCATTGACCCGTCCGGGCAGTTATCGCGCGGTGTTGCAGGTCTGGGTCGGCCGCGACGGCGTGGTGCAGCACAACCGGTTGGTCACTTCGACCGGTGATGTACGGCGCGACAACGCGCTAGTGGAAAGTTTTCGCAATCTCAAGATCGACCGGCCGACGCCCAGCGCCTTGCGTCAGCCGGTCACGTTGCTGTTGTTACCGGAGTCGTCAGGGAAACGCATGGAATGCACCAAATGGGAAGGAGTTTCCGGGGGATGAAAGACACCGGACAAGGTTCGATGGTCCAGCTGTTCCTGACGTCCTACGAGGACTTTCGGGTGCGCTTGCGCAGGCGTCTCGGTTCGGAAGACCTGGCGAACGACGTGTTGCACGAAACCTACCTGCGGGTCGACCGCATGGAGACGCCGCCGAACCTGTTGCGGCCCAATGCCTACCTCTATCGCATGGCGCTGAACATCGCCGCCGACCGCCGTCAGGCCGATGCGCGCCTGCTCAC from Pseudomonas sp. P8_229 encodes:
- a CDS encoding secretin and TonB N-terminal domain-containing protein, coding for MCLGLLLGCAAGQAMADAVPADLRMTLHIPAQDLARALDQYSHATGVAVLVDSQLSRGRRSLAVDGEYTAADALRRLLGGSGLMARYARDDAFTLQVVQVEDVPSAMEKPTPASAAVSRSYATAVQAAIERNLCRSPLTRPGSYRAVLQVWVGRDGVVQHNRLVTSTGDVRRDNALVESFRNLKIDRPTPSALRQPVTLLLLPESSGKRMECTKWEGVSGG